Part of the Methylomonas sp. AM2-LC genome, GGCCGATGGGGTTAGTGCGGGGTTATCCACTACCGCTAACTGCTGCTGCAAGGCCAACTGATAGTGTTTATCGATACTACCTTGATCCAGCAATGCACAAATAGGTTGCATAGCATGCAGAATACTGTGGGCCCAATCACGCAGACTAATATCCGTACCCATTTTATTGAGCATTAAACCCGGCTTACGGCCCTGATTAGCCACCAATAATTGATTATTATTATTGATGCAGAACTCTTCTGGCGCCTGATACGGACTATCATGTAACAAACAGGTTAAGAGAAAAGCTTCGATAAATCGAGCAGTACTTTCGTCTATACCGATGGGATTGAATAAATTCAAATCCAGTGAACGCATTTCCACATACAACACCCCACGGCGCTTTAGTGCCAGCGTGGGTTTTTCGCCAGACTGAGCAATCTGCTTGGGGCGCATAGTGCTGTAAAACTCATTTTCGATCTGCAAGATATTGGCATTCAGCTGTTGATATTCGCCATTTACCTTGACACCAATAGCTTCATATTCAGGATAAGGGGTATTAATTGCCGCACCCAAACTATCAACATATCCCTGTAGCGAATTGTAATCTATGCGCAATCCCGCCTGATTTTTACTTTTATAGCCAATATCACTCATGCGTAACGAAGTCGCATACGGATGGTAAACCGTATAAGCATCAAACTCCTGAAACTCGTCCATTAAACTGGGACGACTACTAAAAAACGTCTTACAAATGGCCGGCGAAGCACCAAACAAATACAGAATCAACCAGCCCTGACGATGAAAATTGCGGATCAGTCCAAAATAAGCCGATGAGATAAACTGTTCCAGCCCAGAATCTTCACCACTTAGCTGGTAAAGCACCGGCCATAAGCCTTCCGGTACCGAATAATTAAAGTGAATACCGGCAATGGCCTGCATGGTACGACCATAGCGGTGCCATAAACCTTTGCGGTAAACATGTTTCATTTTACCTATATTCGACTGACCATATTGTGCAATCGGTATACTTAAATCACCCTCAATACCACAAGGCATACTGGTAGCCAACAGCATTTCCTCTCCCAATAGCGGATAAGAAAACTGATGTAACTGGTGCATAAAATCCAGCGTTTGCTTAATATCTGCGAAGGGCGGTGTTATAAACTCCATCAAGGCTTCCGAATAATCGGTGGTGATATACGGATGTGTTAAGGCAGCCCCTATCGGAGCAGGATGAGGCGTCTGCGCAATAGCGCCATGATCGGTAATTCTAAGACTTTCTTTCTCTATCCCTTTTAACCCTTGTTTGAGTAAATGATGGTAATTGAGATCGATAAGACCTTGTAATCGACAAGGTAAAGCAGCGTGTTGATAATTCATGGTTATGGTATTTAACCCAGCTATGACGACTATAAATACGCAATTATAAGGTCTACAGTATGAGAGGGTGAAATAATCGGCCAATAATGTGTCGAAAATACTCATGCCCAGAAAATGGGTTTCATTCTAACTGAACAAGTATGCCTGACTATTCAATACCTTGACCTAACGCACTCCCACCATAATGAGATATACAGCACGCGATAACTAGCAATACTTGTCACCCTGCTTTTAGCGCATCAATCGCGACGGAGCAATCATTATCGCCTACAGCTCACCATGCATATTCAAACGTTCTTCCAGCTTTTGTTTGTAGCGTAAATAATGCACAGTTTGTAATTTTTCGGCAGCGTCTACCCCTAACACCCGGGGAGGCACATCAATATCGGTCAGATAAATTGGAAAATCATCACGACTTTGCCGAAAACTAAATATTTGCTGCTTAACAGCCTTGAAACTTTGTGCATCTTCAAAGGCAAAAGTATCTTCATTGCAATACAATACATAACTGTTAGTTGTTGCCGAATAACGAATGCCTACACGCATAGTCAGCGCACTCTGATCCAGCTTAAAATTCACCGCTTGTAAATTCAGTGTACGATTAGCCTGTTTTTGTATTTCGAAGCATTTAATCTCGGCGATAGCGGGCATTTTTGCCTGTAACGCCAGAGTGCCTAAAAACAAGGCATATTGTTTTAGAACTTGCTGGGGATGAGCCTTAGTATGTTGCGCAATGAACAATGCTGCTTTTTCATCAATGATATAAACACTGACAGATTCGCTACCAACGGCATAAAACAATTGCAATGAACCGGGTTGTATCTGTTTATAGAGTGCTGGTATACAGGTCTGTTCCAAAACCCAAGCATCGAACACAGGCAATGAAAACTCAGTTTGAGCGCGACCGAGTTCTTTCAGTAATTCGGCTTGATTATGCAAACAGGTATAGTTGAGTAAGTTTTCAACATATTGAAAGACATAATATACATTTTCAGCAGCCATAAAATAGCGGTTACGCAAAAGTTTTCCTGACTGTACAAAACAGGTTTGAAAAACAGCAAACAACTGTCGAATGCGTTCGCAAATACTCTTGGCAAGTGCCGGTGTATAACACAATACCACAAGCTGGTCAGTTGTTATGGGTTGTGGAGTCGTATTAAAAATAGCCAGCATACTCTCCAAACAGGCGGCTAATCCGCTAGCAGAATATAAACTCACCTCTCCCCAACTGGATACAGCAATTTTCGTTACCGTTTCCAACAAACTTAGCCGCTCTTCCCCATAACTAAAAGCATCGAAACGTTTACTGATATGCAACTGACCATTGGCATCGAAATGCGGTTGTACCGTTAAATTAACCGCTAATAACGTTGCAACACAATGACTGGGTTGAGTATAAACTTCCAGACTATCAGCCGCACCCGATAAATGCGTGCTTAAAAACGCATTAATTTCACTCACCAGTGCATTTAGATCGTTTTGGCTTAACTGTAAAGTAGCTGACACCAGTTTTAAATTAATGTGTTTATGATATAAACCATTAACCACCAACCAGCACAAAAGCTCGATTAAACTGCCAGCCTGCTTGATAGACTGAGAGTTACCAGCAGCACTGGAGCGGCTTTCCCGGTATAAGTGCCAGACACTCTCGCCTGACAATTGCGGCTTCTCCACCAATAACAGCATGGGTACACTGTCCTGCACCATGCTACGCGTGGTTAACACTTCTACTTTTTCCGGCAACGCATCCAAGGCAACGCGCAGCTTACGGCTTATCACTTTTAAATCATGATGTTCCAGATAATTATGATCGACAGGATTACCGACCAGCTTAAGCATCATACGCAAACACTGCTGTAGCTCCTCGCGAATAATACTATGTTGAACACAGGCTTTTTCAATAGTCCAAAAGCGTTGCCTACCCATTTTATCTAACAAACCCGCAGGCCAATCCCATTGCGCTGCAACATTATGTAAATAATCGTTACGCAGCAAACGCGTTTTCGGGTCTAGTTCGGCATCGCTGGCCCCCATAATTTTCAAATGAAAACATTCCCTGGCTAATTGCAAGCGTTCTGGAGCCTGCCGTGCTTGCAAATAAGATTGAACCTTACTGTAAATCAGCCAATAAGGATCGAGACTATCCACACTAAACTCACCTAAGTAAATTGCCTGCTTCAAACTGACACATAACCACTGTTGCTGCGGAAACTCACTTGCATAACTTTCCATCAAAAACAGCTTTAATAGCGATTTATGGGGTGAATTAAGGGATTTAAAGATTTGCCAAAGCGTTGCACTCACAAACTCGGTTAGCGGCATATGCTGCAAGCCGCCTAAATCAATCAGATCATAATCAGTAACAAAGCGATTAGCCAGTAAATGCTGCACATATTCAGCATACTTCAACTCTTGACTGGGCGGCACTAACCACCACACTGGAATCCGCCCTGCTATATAAATTGCGGTACGATAAAATTCTTCCAATAATAAAAAATGTTGGGTATAACCGCTACTATCGGCAGAAATTGGCGCATTTTCGCCACGTTTAAATTTTTCGTTATTGATTAAAAAAAAATGGGCTTCAATTTTTAAACTGGCAGCCCATTTTTCCAGTTCTTGTAATTTGCCAGTCAGTAAATCGAGTTCTACTGCATTCAGATCGGGTTGATGACATAACCAAATATCGATATCACTGTGCTTGGAAAAAGCCATGCTCCCCACACTGCCCATCAAAAACACACTGTACAGTTGTGGCTTTTTGCTCAGTTGCGGTTTATAGTCAAAACTTCTGGAAAATTGCCGGGCAATGCTCAGTGTCAGTTTGTCTGGATGGTATCCGGAAATACCCTGCGGAGTGCTAGAAGAAACAAATCCCGGTAACAGCGGATGATTAATGTGTAACAGTAAAGGTAATAACTGTAAAAACTCATACTGTTTGGGTTGCAAAAATTCTTGCAAACGTTGTAAGCGGCAAAAATTAAAGTATTTAAAGCGCTGAGTAATGGCGAGCAAATCCTTTTTACCGATTTCTTCGCCAGGAGCGCCTAAATGGATAGGAGGAAGACGATTCAAGTCACTTTTCTCATGTTTGTCACTCTATCCTCCGGCCAGTTAAACCCTTGGTTTTTTTAGCTAGCAAACCATCATTGCTGATAGATGCGTCTCATCGCATCAACACCTATAAAGACTTAACATGACAGCAGCTACCAATAACTTTTTCTTACCCGTTATTTTGAGCTTCCATAGCCTTTTTAGCAGCTGCAATCGCTAACCGCACGGTATCAGGTGCCGTGCCACCGATCAATTTCCGTGAAGCCACCGAACCTTCCAAAGTCAGAATAGCAAATACATCAGCCTCTATCAGCTGGGAAAACGCTTGTAATTCTGATAAATTTAATTCGGACAAATCCCGGTCAGTATCTAAACCCAAGCGCACTGCCTGCCCAACAACTTCATGTGCATCACGGAAAGCCATACCCTTGCGTACCAGATAATCCGCCAAATCGGTAGCCGTTGCAAAACCACGCTTTGCCGCCTGATACATGTTCTCGTGTTTGGCACGAATATGTGGCAGCATATCAGCAAAGGCGCGTAAACAATTAATCAGGGTATCTGCGACATCAAATAACGGCTCTTTATCTTCCTGATTATCTTTATTGTAAGCCAGTGGCTGACTTTTCATCAGCATTAACAGCGACATTAAATGCCCGGTAACCCGACCAGACTTACCACGAACCAGTTCCGGCACATCGGGATTTTTTTTTTGCGGCATAATGGAAGAGCCGGTACAGAAGGCATCGGGTATATCGATAAAATTAAACTGCGCACTGGCCCATAACACCAGTTCTTCCGAAAACCGCGATAAATGCAGCATAATCAAACTGCCGACTGCAGCAAATTCAATGGCAAAATCACGATCACTCACCGAATCCAGGGAATTATTAGATGGTCGGCTAAAACCCAATAACTCAGCCGTCATAAACCGATCCAGCGGATAACTGGTACCCGCTAATGCAGCAGCACCCAAAGGCATAATGTTGACGCGCTTATAACAATCTTGCAAGCGTTCGTGATCGCGACTGAGCATTTCGAACCATGCCATCAAATGGTGACCAAAGGTCACTGGCTGCGCCACCTGTAAATGGGTAAAGCCGGGCATGATGGTATCGGCCTCACGTTCAGCTACTGTTAACAATGCGAGCTGTAAGCGGCGCAGTTGCTGTTGTATGGTGGTAATTTCGCTACGCAAATATAAGCGAATATCGGTCGCCACCTGATCATTACGCGAACGACCCGTATGTAATTTTTTACCAGCAATGCCGATTAAATCGGTTAAGCGCGCTTCGATGTTCATATGCACATCTTCCTGCTTAACCGACCAGACAAACTCACCGCGCTGTATTTCTTCGCTAATTTGTGCCAATCCGCGTTGAATATCGGCAAGCTCTTGCTCGGTGAGGATACCAATTTTACACAGCATGGCAGCATGCGCCAACGAGCCTTGAATATCCTGCTGCGCCATGCGCCAGTCAAAACCCACCGAGGCGGTAAATTCTTCCACAAAAGCATCAGTGGCTTCGGCAAAGCGGGCGCTGGAAAGTTTTTCGGTATTTACAGTGGTCATCGTTGTAGAGTATTGGAAAAAATAAGCAATTATACCGTTATGGCAGGTGGTTTAGCATAAATCAGTAGGTTCAGGAGCAAATGTTTGATTATGACAAGCTGCTCTAATGGTCAGCCTAACCTACCCTGCTGCATCGGTTGAGTCTAAATAGCTTGCGGTGCAGCCATTAATGCGCCCAACAACTCGAAGCGGTAGCGTTAGTGCCACCACTAGCAATGGATTTAGTGCCAAAATTATCCAAAACAAAAGAACCGCAGCTATCCTTTGCCTGAACGGTACCGGTTACTGGCGTAGCTGTCAAAGTATAGGTGCCATATGACAAGGACCAACTAAGCGTATACAAAGCTGTACCCGATTGTGGTGAGTTAGTAATTGGTGGAGAGGCAGAAAATGCGGTACCCGTTGAATCTTTATTATAGTAGCCAGCTTCCGTGTAGTTTCGCTCCAGTAATTGAGCCAGTTGCAATAAAGACGATTTTGCGTCGGTACGATTGGATTGGGCAATATAACCGGTATAACTGGGGATGGCAATAGAGGTCAAAATACCAATAATCCCTATTGCTATCATTAGCTCCAGTAAAGTAAAACCCGCCATTGTTTTAATCTGCATTCTATTTTCTCACAATTTTCCGTTAGCTTACTGAATTTGTTGCCAAAACTGCCTGCATACACTATTTACACAGGCACCTGAAGAGGTGGGTCCTGGAATACTTGTCGTGTTATTGGTTGTACCACCACCCGAAGCCCCACTTTGCACCCCAATAGAAGTCGCCCCTGTGCTTGAAGTTAATACGAACGGCGTACTGCCCATACCAAAACTCAGCTGATAAGCGGCTAAATTAGCGACAGTTGAACCAAATGGAGAGGTTGTACCGCCAGACAACGCATTCACATCCATTAACCAGCCATTACCTTGCGCACTACAAGGATCAATTGATGGTACAACGGAGGAAATTAGAATCCCTGCCCCCAAAGGCACGGCTTGCGAAATAACACGCTCTCCTGAAGAAATGAAATCAATATACCATCCAGAAACTTTGCTATTGGTGTAATCAACCGTATTATTGGTAATAGTTCGCAGATTATTGGTGATTGAATCATTCTGACACGTTGATGTTGTTGTGCTTGTACCAGTAATAGCCGTTAGCGTTTGCGCTACTAAATTACTACGTAAAAGCGTAGTTCCCGATTTCGCTTTAGGATTATCCCAAACACTGTAAAAAGTTTGTTGGTTGGTATTTGACATATCGGCCAGTGATATGAAACTACCAGTACCAAAACTTATATTAACACCACCTATAGAATTGGCTACCAAAGTAGGTTTAACCGTAATGGGTTGATAAACATTATTAGCAATGCCAGTAAATAATGGGCTAGCTTTATTTGCCACCGCCCAATTTGCTTTAACCGAATCTGTTAAATCAAACTTCCATAAATTGCCCTGTAAATCACCAGCATACACATAATCTATGATGGAATCATTATTACTATCATAAAGTACTGGAGTGGAAAGGCCGTTGTTGGCATTGGCAAAATTAGTATCAATAGTAGTAATCAAGTCTCCCGTATTCAAATTAACAATATATAAAATGGCATGGCCGTTGGCACTCATATAACCATTGCCAAAAATTGCTGCCCACGAACCATTGTTAAGTCGTGCAATTTGCGGCTGTGAATAGGTTAATCCTAAATTGCCAGTTGTATCGCTATACTCCCACATCACATTTGTGGCAGTAAAACTGGTTGGAGTGCTAATATTCAGGGCATAAATGGCACTTCCACCTGAATTTAAGCCACCCACTAATACCGTCTGCCAACTACCATTCAGATAAGCATCACTCACAGTGGGTGTACCATCCACAAAGAAATGATGTGTATAGGAAGGATCGGTCAAACTACTCAAATTACCAAACACCGCAGCGGGAATATACGCCAGCTGTTCAACACCGGAATTGGTCTGACTTATATCGGCTTGAAAGCCATGCAGCATACCGTCATTAGCACCTACATAGACCATTGGGGTGCGCTTGGCTTTATTGGTTACATAAGTAGCATAACCGGATTGTTCGGTACTTGTGGTAGAAGTCGGTAATTTACTGAAGCCATAATCTTCCGCCTGTGTATACACGGGCGATGAATCGACAATATCACCCAACACATTGACTTGGCCTGATGCAGAAACAGCTCGATTACGAAAGATACCGCCATTATTGCGTAATTCCTGTGAAGTATCGCCGCGTAACCAGTTTAAACGTAAACCACCCAAGGAATCCGGACCGACCGTACCATTAAGCCCAGTATCCAGTGTATGCATCTGTGCGCAGCTTATCTGTGCTGTAGTACTACCGCTTGGATTCGTGTTACACGTGGTACTGGCAGAGGTTATCCCGGTCGACAGGCTTGGCCATAAAAATGCAGCGCCTTTGGTACCATTAAAGGTAAATATATTACGGGCACTGGCGGCAGGTATTTTATTGGCGGCATCCCAGTTTGAGTCCAGGTTATCGATAGTGCAAGTGGTGTTGCCATTGGCTTTATAGTTAATCAAACCATTGCTTTGTATGGTGACATTAAACAAATCACCATGCCAGTCAGTTGAGCTGAATTGAGCGGCAAACTCAGTAGAGGAAGTTGTTGGTGTCAGCGTAGTCGAGCTTAATGCCGCAGATGAGGCAGAAGTAATTTGACCTAATGCCGCTTGAAAAGCATAAGCTAGCGAAGTGGACAGAGAACTTGGATTAGTTGCGTAGAAATAATGATCCGGCACTCCGTCGTTATTGCTATCCCACTGCGTTGTTTTGGTTGGTGTATTAGAGGTGGGTGTAGCAGCAACAGTACTGGAAGAATCATAAGTAAATCCACCCCATTTAGAGGCATACCAGAGTGGTTGCTTTAAAAAAGAGGTAGTGCCTGTCGCAGCTGGAGCATACATAACAGTAGTGGCCACATCACCTTGATAGGTATTACAATTTGGGTTATTCCTAGGACAAGTAGTAGGATTACCTATTAATTGTTGAGCAAATGGCGTATTAGGATTACAGTTAGTACAATAGGCATTACTTCCAGTACCTGACGAACCTATTAACAAAGTACCAGAATTTGTATCGGAAAAGGCATAACCATTGATACCACTATGCGCATGGTAACCATCATGATTAGTACCCGAGAGTATATAACCCAGGCTCATCGAATAGTTTGTTGATTCGTAAAATACTTGCGTGGTGATATAAACGTTAGTCGAGGTCACCACATAAATTAAAGTACCCCACAGATCCATATCATAATCACCGCCCTGTGCACTATCATCGAAGTTGGCATACAGTAAGCCACAATTCATCGCTGTATTCGATGTCAACCCTGATCCACTGGTGTTTATGATGTTAGTAACCTTGCTACTGACAATGGAATTAGCCGTACAACTTTGCGAAACTATTTGAAAAGCAGTCGCTGTACAATTAAGGCCCGTTGTATTGTCCTGACAAGCTGGAGTTATGCTAACAGTCTGAGTATTAGAGCCTGGCACGGCCACAGTAACAGAGGGTAAATTCGGCGCTAAAGCCACACCAAAAGTGGTGACAGTCTGATTGCCTTGTACTCCAGTGGGCTCCAAATCGGTGGTATTACCAAACCAGGCTAGGCCAGCAATTTGGTACGTACCCAATAGTGAGGGAGCATCGGGACAAGTACCATTCAGGGTACTTAAACTAACCGTTGTGGTACCGTCTTTACTAACAGTTTTTGGCGTACACAATATATTATTATTTGCGTCGGTTAGACTAGTATTTAACGAGCCGACAAAAACAGACGTTCCAGGTATGCTTTCAGTCGTTCCCACTGTATCAGTTAAGGAACTGGGATCACTAGAGGAATTTCCATTAATATCGGCAATACCGCTCAGTTTATTAGCATCATACGACGTAGAGCTGGAGGTAAAATTGATAATGCTTTGTTTGGCGCACCACTGCGAACTAGGTACACTCAAAATTTTGTTTGTTGTACTGTAATTGGTTGCGGCAACCGACAAACCGGATATATAAGAGGAATCTAACATGGAGGTAGAACTGGTTGCGGGTAAAAAATCACCACTTGCATCCTGATTACCTAAATAACGCAACGCTTCCAAAAACATTTCCGCCTGTGGATTACCCCAGTTACTGCAACTGCCATCTGGAAAACTGCCACCGGTCGCACTCATCAACCCCCAACTGCAATTAGCGGTTTTATCATTAAAGGCTGAAGCTGTCACACTATATCCACCGCCACTAGTGGTTGCCGTTTTAAAATACTGGCTAGTGCTGTGGTTATAACCATATAAACGCAGCAAATTCAGCGTATTAACAATACCAACCGGTCCAGTACCGCTAGGCTTAATATTGGCCGTGGGCGCGGTGCCAGTGGGTGCAGCGTTAAATGTGCCGTTGGTGTTGATATTCACTTCATCAGTAAATGTACCTAGATTTTTACGTAATACCCCGCCATTCGTATTTTTGGCATAAGAACCGGTCATCAAACCAAAATTCATTTGGTTATTATCGCCATAGGTTTGCAGTAAACCGATAGGTTTCAGTGTGCCGTCTGGATAAGTTTTACAGTTTTCATGCCCTATCAGCGTTGGCGATGCACACACGGCTACCAACACATTATAAACATTGGGGGTAATAGTCGTACTATCAGGGACAGTGGAAATTGCTGGCAAACCCGAGTAGGTTTGGTTATTACCATTCGCATAAGTGGTTTCCGAACTCCACTTGCATTGCCAACCTTCATTATTGGCCCACATACTGTAATTACCCAACGCCACTCTAAACACGGGCGGCGCGGTGATAGATTGTGAATAAACCTGACTGGGACTTACACTATCGACAGTGGTATTGCAAAAAGTTATCCCATTACTTACAGTTGTTGAGCTATAAGGTGTTAACTTAGTGATATCCGAACCATTATAGAATTTGGCAAAACTATGCGCGTCTGTTGGCAAATAACTACGAGCCAGCACGGTGACGCCAGGAGTTGTGGTAGTAACTTTAGTAGTGCTATCGGTACTGGTGGAATTTCCGGTATCAGTCGTGCGTAAACCTCCATATAGAATTTTACGGATTACATCCATGCGTGTCATGGTTAACCAGTTAAGAAAATTACCGCTCCAAGTTAAAGTAATAGTTCCCGTGTTGCAGTAATTATTACTATCTACAGCCGTAGTCGGTTCAAATGTTGCTTGTTTAGTACCTGTCAGTGAATAATTGTAACTGGGCGCCGTATTATAGGTATAACACTTATAACTGTCGAAATAGCCATAATAGATAACACTGTTGATATAGGTTGTATCAGGCACTCCATCGCCGGTCAGGTCGGAATAATCATCAAACGCTTTATAAAACGACTCGTGATCCTTAGAAATAGTCAACAAAGCAGAGGGTGTAGTACCATTTGCAACAGGGGGCGGTGTATTTGCAGGCGGATTGGCTGGATTGGCGGTTGGAGTTGTGGTGGCAGCAAAAACAGGATTATTAAGGATAATAGCGATAGCCAAATTCCTTAACGCTATAAACATGAATCTGTTCAGCGAATATGTGTGACTTATCTGTTGTGTCATGTTTATACCTTTAACAATATCTATTTAGTAAACAAAGCTTGCAATATAACACTCTGATTAGTATTACTATCCCCTGTGCCATACACGGTAACACGGTAATTCTTCTGCGTACCGGAGCTAACCGTGGTATCCGGCAAGCGCTCCACAATATACCAGGGTGGGCCAGCGGTTACAGATAATGGTAAGGCTGCAGTGGTGTCACTCCAGGCAAAAGACTGCTTTGTACCATTACAATCCAAATCGCCTGTGCCATTCCAATAATTGGCGGTATTAGGGTTACATAGATTAATTTGATACATGCCTGTTTTACAAACAGATCCGCAGGTATTTCCAGTGAGACCTGTCGGCGCTGGAATGGCGGTAATATTGGCATTGGTGGTCAAATTATTCTGTACATAAGCCAGAGCCGCTTCTGCCTGCTCAAATGCCAGTTCGCGCTTACGAGCATTACCTGCCATGCGTTCTTCCAAACTACCTGTCTGAGCAACATTCACTCCCAGCAAAGCCAGCATGACTAACAGCAGCAATGCGGTTAGCAATACCGCCCCGCCCTGCCGCTGAAAACCGGGTAATTTAACTGATGTACGGCTAGGGATTATGCAAACTGTAGTCATTAATAGTTTTTTACCATTACAGTGGTTGTAAACACTTTACGCAGCTGGTTATCAGTGGGTGTCACTTTTTCCAAAGGTGTATCGCTCGTGTTGATTACCCCATCACCATTTGTGTCTAGTTGAAATGGCTGCGCCTCGGTCGTAATGTTTGCCTCGGTGGAACGCGACACCATTAACAGGCTGATACGCACGCCTAGAATACTATTCCAGTCGGTCGTAATACTTGTTCCATTACATTTAACCGTATTGTTTGTAATATCACTGGCGTTTGCATAACACTGTGGTGTAAATGTGGTGTCACCCGATTTTATAACTAAATACGATAATTGCATATCCTGCACCCCCTCCACCAATTCTTGCGTACTAAGCGTACCATCTGCCGCCAAACTGACACGATAAAGGGCGGGATCAGTGTTGTTGGTACAGGCATAGCCTGTCGGTGTTGTCCAAGTGAGGGTAGGATCAGTTTTTGGCCGGCAAATAAAATACACGTTGGCACTCAAGGGATAAACCACCGAATTCGTTACAGTAGTTGCCAAAGCGTTTGTAGAGGTATATGCAAGCTTGTTACCGGTACAAGTCGAAGTCGTGCAACTATCTTTAAATATTTCTATACCCGCCGTCCCGGAAAAACAGTTTGCCCCTATTAATATTTGCCCGTTTTTAAAATTATTGGTGGTATTCAGTACCAGTGGATTTGCTGGCGCACCCGTGGTAACGATATATTGCTGACTAGGATCGACATGTTTAACCAGTAACACATCGCCTTGCGACACAAAACCGGTAACACCTGCAACGTTAGTTTTGAAGTTAGCATCTGCTGGAAAGGTTGATTTATAGTTACTGGTAGAATTAAAGGC contains:
- the argH gene encoding argininosuccinate lyase yields the protein MTTVNTEKLSSARFAEATDAFVEEFTASVGFDWRMAQQDIQGSLAHAAMLCKIGILTEQELADIQRGLAQISEEIQRGEFVWSVKQEDVHMNIEARLTDLIGIAGKKLHTGRSRNDQVATDIRLYLRSEITTIQQQLRRLQLALLTVAEREADTIMPGFTHLQVAQPVTFGHHLMAWFEMLSRDHERLQDCYKRVNIMPLGAAALAGTSYPLDRFMTAELLGFSRPSNNSLDSVSDRDFAIEFAAVGSLIMLHLSRFSEELVLWASAQFNFIDIPDAFCTGSSIMPQKKNPDVPELVRGKSGRVTGHLMSLLMLMKSQPLAYNKDNQEDKEPLFDVADTLINCLRAFADMLPHIRAKHENMYQAAKRGFATATDLADYLVRKGMAFRDAHEVVGQAVRLGLDTDRDLSELNLSELQAFSQLIEADVFAILTLEGSVASRKLIGGTAPDTVRLAIAAAKKAMEAQNNG
- a CDS encoding type IV pilin protein: MQIKTMAGFTLLELMIAIGIIGILTSIAIPSYTGYIAQSNRTDAKSSLLQLAQLLERNYTEAGYYNKDSTGTAFSASPPITNSPQSGTALYTLSWSLSYGTYTLTATPVTGTVQAKDSCGSFVLDNFGTKSIASGGTNATASSCWAH
- the gshA gene encoding glutamate--cysteine ligase, translated to MNYQHAALPCRLQGLIDLNYHHLLKQGLKGIEKESLRITDHGAIAQTPHPAPIGAALTHPYITTDYSEALMEFITPPFADIKQTLDFMHQLHQFSYPLLGEEMLLATSMPCGIEGDLSIPIAQYGQSNIGKMKHVYRKGLWHRYGRTMQAIAGIHFNYSVPEGLWPVLYQLSGEDSGLEQFISSAYFGLIRNFHRQGWLILYLFGASPAICKTFFSSRPSLMDEFQEFDAYTVYHPYATSLRMSDIGYKSKNQAGLRIDYNSLQGYVDSLGAAINTPYPEYEAIGVKVNGEYQQLNANILQIENEFYSTMRPKQIAQSGEKPTLALKRRGVLYVEMRSLDLNLFNPIGIDESTARFIEAFLLTCLLHDSPYQAPEEFCINNNNQLLVANQGRKPGLMLNKMGTDISLRDWAHSILHAMQPICALLDQGSIDKHYQLALQQQLAVVDNPALTPSARILACMKENDQEFGCFAKNTSNLHKHYFMAQPLDAPQQQQFEEMAAASHKKQLTIENNDRLNFDDFLTHYFSQS
- a CDS encoding class I adenylate cyclase, whose protein sequence is MNRLPPIHLGAPGEEIGKKDLLAITQRFKYFNFCRLQRLQEFLQPKQYEFLQLLPLLLHINHPLLPGFVSSSTPQGISGYHPDKLTLSIARQFSRSFDYKPQLSKKPQLYSVFLMGSVGSMAFSKHSDIDIWLCHQPDLNAVELDLLTGKLQELEKWAASLKIEAHFFLINNEKFKRGENAPISADSSGYTQHFLLLEEFYRTAIYIAGRIPVWWLVPPSQELKYAEYVQHLLANRFVTDYDLIDLGGLQHMPLTEFVSATLWQIFKSLNSPHKSLLKLFLMESYASEFPQQQWLCVSLKQAIYLGEFSVDSLDPYWLIYSKVQSYLQARQAPERLQLARECFHLKIMGASDAELDPKTRLLRNDYLHNVAAQWDWPAGLLDKMGRQRFWTIEKACVQHSIIREELQQCLRMMLKLVGNPVDHNYLEHHDLKVISRKLRVALDALPEKVEVLTTRSMVQDSVPMLLLVEKPQLSGESVWHLYRESRSSAAGNSQSIKQAGSLIELLCWLVVNGLYHKHINLKLVSATLQLSQNDLNALVSEINAFLSTHLSGAADSLEVYTQPSHCVATLLAVNLTVQPHFDANGQLHISKRFDAFSYGEERLSLLETVTKIAVSSWGEVSLYSASGLAACLESMLAIFNTTPQPITTDQLVVLCYTPALAKSICERIRQLFAVFQTCFVQSGKLLRNRYFMAAENVYYVFQYVENLLNYTCLHNQAELLKELGRAQTEFSLPVFDAWVLEQTCIPALYKQIQPGSLQLFYAVGSESVSVYIIDEKAALFIAQHTKAHPQQVLKQYALFLGTLALQAKMPAIAEIKCFEIQKQANRTLNLQAVNFKLDQSALTMRVGIRYSATTNSYVLYCNEDTFAFEDAQSFKAVKQQIFSFRQSRDDFPIYLTDIDVPPRVLGVDAAEKLQTVHYLRYKQKLEERLNMHGEL